The following are encoded together in the Triticum dicoccoides isolate Atlit2015 ecotype Zavitan chromosome 6B, WEW_v2.0, whole genome shotgun sequence genome:
- the LOC119323760 gene encoding rho GTPase-activating protein 5-like, translating into MVPSRIRFARQIPLPCCSDTEEEEEEEEEEEGEEEEEEPYEGEEEVPVASPLILPAARGGVSVVDMVAAALRRSLLLCSSVRAEEGAGTAAAGMQIGQPTEVRHVSHVTFDRFVGFLGLPADLEPEVPRPAPSASVSVFGVSPTSMQCSFDKRGNSVPTILLTMQRKLYLLGGLQAEGIFRINANNRQEQHVREQLDRGVVPDGVDLHCLAGLIKAWFRELPSGVLDSLTPEQVMHCNTEEECSRVASIVPPVEAALLDWAINLMADVVEHENYNKMNARNVAMVFAPNMTQMADPLTALIHAVQVMNFLKTLILKTVKEREEAAAATRGFTSSSGSPSDRDAPQALNHMENPLNCSSQENVERPMISGATLDHFLFSVEQALHQDAQASIGEPKKYDTGTAHDKYNDEFSPVDSDFSSSQDDSSSGNKFSNDNVEGLFDRFKFRKGVGRLCRHPVFQLSRSMKKSDEAGQACA; encoded by the exons ATGGTGCCGTCCCGGATCCGCTTCGCCCGCCAAATCCCCCTCCCCTGCTGCTCTgacaccgaggaggaggaggaggaggaggaggaggaggaaggggaagaggaggaggaggagccataCGAGGGGGAGGAAGAGGTGCCGGTCGCGTCGCCGCTGATACtgccggcggcgaggggaggggtttCCGTGGTGGATAtggtggcggcggcgctgcggAGGTCGCTGCTGCTGTGCAGCAGCGTGCGCGCCGAGGAAGGCGCCGGCACCGCGGCTGCGGGGATGCAGATAGGGCAGCCCACGGAGGTGCGCCACGTCTCGCACGTCACCTTCGACCGCTTCGTCGGCTTCCTCGGCCTCCCGGCCGACCTCGAGCCCGAGGTGCCGCGCCCCGCGCCCAGCGCCAG TGTAAGTGTATTTGGAGTTTCACCAACGTCCATGCAATGCTCGTTTGATAAAAGAGGAAACAGTGTACCAACAATACTATTGACCATGCAAAGGAAGCTCTATTTACTTGGGGGCCTTCAG gctgaagggATCTTCAGAATAAATGCTAACAATAGACAGGAACAGCATGTCAGGGAGCAACTAGATAGAGGTGTTGTTCCAGACGGAGTTGACTTGCATTGTCTTGCAGGCCTTATAAAG GCATGGTTCCGAGAACTTCCAAGTGGAGTATTAGACTCGTTGACTCCAGAACAAGTGATGCATTGCAACACTGAAGAAGAGTGTTCTCGTGTTGCGAGTATTGTTCCTCCAGTGGAAGCAGCATTACTGGATTGGGCCATTAATCTGATGGCAGATGTtgtggagcatgaaaactacaacaAGATGAATGCTCGCAACGTTGCTATGGTTTTCGCGCCAAACATGACCCAG ATGGCCGATCCCTTAACTGCTTTGATACATGCAGTTCAAGTGATGAATTTTTTGAAGACATTGATCCTGAAGACTGTCAAAGAAAGGGAGGAGGCAGCTGCCGCAACAAGGGGATTCACGTCCAGCTCTGGTTCCCCGAGTGACAGAGATGCACCTCAGGCATTAAATCATATGGAGAACCCCTTAAATTGTTCGAGTCAGGAAAATGTCGAACGCCCCATGATTAGTGGGGCTACTCTTGACCACTTTCTCTTCAGCGTAGAACAAGCGCTTCACCAAGACGCGCAAGCCAGTATCGGAGAACCCAAGAAGTATGACACCGGTACAGCCCATGACAAATACAATGACGAATTTTCTCCTGTGGACAGTGATTTTAGTAGTAGCCAAGATGACAGCAGTTCTGGAAATAAATTCAGTAATGACAATGTGGAAGGTTTGTTTGACAGATTCAAATTTAGGAAAGGGGTAGGCAGACTCTGCAGGCATCCAGTGTTTCAGTTGAGTAGGTCCATGAAGAAGTCCGATGAAGCAGGACAAGCTTGTGCATGA